From Synoicihabitans lomoniglobus, the proteins below share one genomic window:
- the rplK gene encoding 50S ribosomal protein L11 → MAKKIQGYIRLQLPAGAANPSPPVGPALGAQGVNIMGFCKEFNAKTKDQNGMILPVVITVFTDKSFTFILKSPPAAVLLKKAANIASGSARPNLDKVGKVTRKQLEEIYEIKKKDLNAKDVDAGVKVIAGTARNMGLEVVD, encoded by the coding sequence ATGGCTAAGAAAATCCAAGGATACATCCGTCTCCAACTCCCGGCCGGTGCCGCGAATCCCTCGCCGCCCGTAGGTCCTGCTTTGGGCGCCCAAGGCGTCAACATCATGGGCTTCTGTAAGGAGTTCAATGCCAAGACCAAGGACCAAAACGGCATGATTCTGCCGGTGGTCATCACCGTTTTTACGGACAAGTCTTTCACCTTCATCCTGAAGTCGCCACCCGCCGCGGTGCTGCTCAAGAAGGCCGCCAACATCGCGTCCGGGTCGGCCCGTCCGAATCTGGACAAGGTTGGCAAGGTGACCCGCAAGCAGCTCGAGGAAATCTACGAGATCAAGAAGAAGGATCTCAACGCCAAGGACGTCGACGCCGGCGTCAAGGTCATCGCCGGCACGGCCCGTAACATGGGTCTCGAGGTCGTCGACTAA
- the rplL gene encoding 50S ribosomal protein L7/L12, which translates to MSDITKDQVIEWLSGQTVLEVAGLVKDLEEKWGVSAAAPVAVAAAPAAGGAAAPAEEQTEFDVVLTAAGANKIAVIKEVRSITGLGLKEAKDLVEGAPKPVKEAASKDEAEEVKKKLEAAGASVELK; encoded by the coding sequence ATGAGCGACATCACTAAAGATCAAGTTATCGAGTGGCTTTCCGGCCAAACGGTTCTCGAAGTTGCCGGTCTCGTTAAGGACCTCGAAGAGAAGTGGGGCGTTTCCGCCGCCGCTCCTGTGGCCGTGGCCGCAGCCCCTGCCGCTGGCGGAGCCGCTGCTCCTGCCGAGGAACAAACCGAGTTCGACGTGGTTCTGACCGCCGCTGGCGCCAACAAGATTGCCGTCATTAAGGAAGTCCGTTCCATCACCGGTCTCGGCCTCAAGGAAGCCAAGGACCTCGTCGAAGGCGCTCCGAAGCCCGTCAAGGAAGCCGCTTCCAAGGACGAAGCCGAAGAGGTCAAGAAGAAGCTCGAGGCCGCCGGCGCGAGCGTCGAGCTCAAGTAA
- the rplJ gene encoding 50S ribosomal protein L10 yields the protein MRVEKKYLIEEVQNHLKKSDYVILTNYSGITVDETAELREKLAEDGAEFHVVKNSSLKVAAKALGLPEMDESLEGPTAIIVGGTNSPGAAKAITSFIKDKKKLEVKSAVLGDKLISADEVKALAELPSLDALRGQLLGLLNQPGTMLVRVLSAPAQQFANVLQAKVRAEGGED from the coding sequence ATGAGAGTTGAGAAGAAATACCTGATCGAAGAGGTCCAAAACCACCTCAAGAAATCCGACTACGTCATCCTGACGAACTACTCGGGCATCACCGTCGACGAGACGGCTGAATTGCGCGAAAAGCTCGCCGAAGACGGAGCCGAGTTCCACGTCGTCAAGAACAGCTCGCTGAAAGTCGCGGCCAAGGCCCTGGGCCTGCCCGAGATGGACGAGTCCCTTGAGGGCCCCACCGCGATCATCGTGGGTGGCACGAACTCCCCCGGTGCCGCCAAGGCGATCACCTCGTTTATCAAGGACAAGAAGAAGCTTGAGGTGAAGTCCGCCGTTCTCGGCGACAAGCTCATCTCGGCCGACGAGGTCAAAGCCCTCGCCGAACTCCCGTCGTTGGACGCTCTCCGTGGCCAGCTCCTCGGTTTGCTCAACCAGCCCGGCACCATGTTGGTTCGCGTGCTCAGCGCACCGGCCCAGCAATTCGCCAACGTGCTCCAAGCCAAGGTTCGCGCCGAAGGTGGCGAGGACTGA
- the rpoB gene encoding DNA-directed RNA polymerase subunit beta, whose amino-acid sequence MAVRKNQADRINFGKLREVLQPPNLIELQISSYLDFLQKGTPDKQRLNQGLEAVFGEVFPIESYDGRLTLEYVSYTIGDPKSSEIECLREGITYSVPLYVKLRLREEDFIKDEEIYMGEIPMVTLRGSFIINGAERVVVSQLHRSPGIAFEVTPHANGKPLHSFRIIPDRGTWLEVQFDNNDLLYVYLDRRRRRRKFLITTLLRAIGYSSDVDILNLFYTIQELKVSQALALENVSNLVLVEDAIDAQQGVVLARAFEPLTKQIVRTFEEHDISVLRVIDTSADEGALIRALKKDPTRNEEEALKEIYKRLRPGEPPTTANAKALLKRLFFDPKRYDLGRVGRYKVNQKLGLAVELDQRVLESGDVVAATKYLVRLKKGEGVVDDIDHLGSRRVRTVGELLANQCRVGLARTERLVRERMTMYDQSVDSITPQKLINPKALTTVIRDFFARSQLSQFMDQINPLAEVTHKRRLSALGPGGLNRERAGFEVRDVHPSHYGRICPIETPEGPNIGLINSLSTYARVNEFGFIETPYREVKSGKVSDTIHYLTADQEEAKIIAQANSELDDKNNFVGKVTVRQDGEFLEVDSSDVEYMDVSPKQVISIAAGMIPFLEHDDANRALMGSNMQRQGVPLLQAESPYVGTGIEERVARDSKIVAVAEEDGVIASVDAKRVVMSPDGELPRNFEKNEKSDAKNGIKVYELRKFMRSNAGTCFNQKPIVDKGQKIKAGEIIADGPSTQKGEMALGRNVLVAFMPWNGYNFEDAILISEKVLKEDIFTSIHIQEFEVTARDTKLGPEEITRDIPNVGEEALKNLDHNGVIRIGAEVKPGDILVGKITPKSETELAPEEKLLRAIFGEKAADVKDTSLVVPSGATGIVMDVKVSSRIDFEKEKLSPSDRRRQIKQIQEGYKTEMDKLREALTESLSNILLGEKIPLDVINGDSGEIIIPANRKITKTLLRKLAAVSKHVEIDPSPVRIKIMEIIGSFQSKFDELEADRERKVANVESGEDAGNGAIKQVKVYVATKQKLKVGDKMAGRHGNKGVVAKIVPEEDMPFLPDGTPIQICLNPLGVPSRMNVGQVLETHLGWACSKLGIKVATPVFDGIPEVQVRNYLKDAGLPNSGKSVLFDGRSGQKIDQEVVVGYIYMMKLNHLVSHKIHARAVGPYSLVTQQPLGGKAQYGGQRFGEMEVWALEAYGAAHTLQELLTVKSDDVQGRTKIYESLVKGDNTLTAGTPESFNVLIKEIQSLGLDIKLNKKDALGNLTPVQPPSAASIQTRASNF is encoded by the coding sequence ATGGCCGTCCGTAAAAACCAAGCCGATCGTATTAACTTCGGTAAGCTCCGCGAGGTGCTGCAGCCCCCGAATCTGATCGAACTGCAGATCAGCTCCTATCTCGATTTCCTGCAAAAAGGGACCCCGGACAAGCAGCGCCTGAACCAAGGTCTGGAAGCGGTCTTCGGTGAAGTCTTCCCGATCGAGTCCTACGATGGTCGCCTGACCCTCGAATACGTTTCCTACACCATCGGTGATCCCAAGAGCTCCGAGATCGAGTGCTTGCGCGAGGGTATCACCTACTCGGTGCCACTCTACGTGAAGCTGCGCCTCCGGGAGGAAGATTTCATCAAGGACGAGGAGATTTACATGGGCGAAATCCCCATGGTGACCCTGCGCGGTTCGTTCATCATCAATGGTGCCGAGCGGGTGGTCGTGTCCCAGTTGCACCGTTCGCCGGGTATCGCCTTCGAGGTGACGCCGCACGCCAACGGCAAGCCGCTCCACTCTTTCCGTATCATTCCTGACCGCGGCACGTGGTTGGAGGTTCAGTTCGATAACAACGACCTCCTTTACGTCTACCTCGACCGCCGTCGTCGTCGTCGTAAATTTCTCATCACGACGCTGCTGCGCGCCATCGGCTACTCCAGCGATGTCGATATTCTGAACCTCTTCTACACGATCCAGGAACTGAAGGTTTCGCAGGCACTCGCGTTGGAGAACGTCTCGAATCTCGTGTTGGTCGAAGACGCCATCGATGCCCAGCAGGGTGTGGTGTTGGCCCGCGCTTTCGAGCCGTTGACCAAGCAGATCGTCCGCACGTTCGAAGAGCACGACATCTCCGTGCTGCGCGTGATCGACACTTCGGCCGACGAAGGTGCCTTGATTCGCGCCCTCAAGAAGGATCCGACTCGCAACGAGGAGGAAGCCCTCAAGGAAATTTACAAGCGCCTCCGTCCCGGTGAGCCGCCGACAACCGCCAACGCCAAGGCGTTGCTCAAGCGTCTCTTCTTCGATCCCAAGCGCTACGACCTCGGTCGCGTGGGTCGCTACAAGGTCAACCAGAAGCTCGGTCTCGCGGTTGAACTCGATCAACGTGTCCTCGAGTCCGGCGACGTGGTGGCTGCCACCAAGTATCTCGTTCGTCTCAAGAAAGGGGAGGGCGTCGTCGACGATATTGATCACCTCGGTTCCCGTCGCGTTCGCACCGTCGGCGAATTGCTCGCCAACCAGTGCCGCGTGGGCCTGGCCCGCACCGAGCGTCTCGTGCGTGAGCGCATGACGATGTATGATCAGTCCGTCGATTCGATCACGCCGCAAAAGCTGATCAACCCGAAGGCGCTGACCACGGTTATTCGCGATTTCTTCGCTCGTTCGCAGCTGTCCCAGTTCATGGACCAGATCAACCCGCTCGCCGAGGTCACGCACAAGCGTCGTCTCTCCGCGCTGGGACCGGGTGGTCTGAATCGCGAGCGCGCCGGTTTCGAAGTGCGCGACGTGCATCCTTCGCATTACGGCCGCATTTGCCCGATTGAGACCCCGGAAGGTCCGAACATCGGTCTGATCAACTCCCTGTCGACCTACGCTCGCGTTAATGAGTTTGGTTTCATCGAGACGCCTTATCGTGAAGTGAAGTCGGGCAAGGTTTCCGACACGATTCATTACCTCACGGCCGACCAGGAAGAGGCCAAGATCATCGCACAGGCGAACTCCGAACTCGACGACAAGAACAACTTTGTCGGCAAGGTCACGGTTCGTCAGGACGGCGAGTTCCTCGAGGTCGATTCTTCCGATGTTGAATACATGGACGTTTCGCCGAAGCAGGTCATTTCGATCGCGGCGGGTATGATTCCGTTCCTCGAGCATGATGATGCCAATCGCGCGCTCATGGGTTCGAACATGCAGCGCCAAGGCGTGCCGCTTCTCCAGGCCGAGTCTCCCTACGTGGGCACCGGTATTGAAGAGCGGGTCGCTCGCGACTCCAAGATCGTCGCGGTGGCGGAAGAGGATGGCGTGATTGCCTCCGTCGACGCCAAACGCGTAGTGATGAGCCCCGACGGCGAACTGCCGCGTAACTTCGAGAAAAACGAAAAAAGCGACGCGAAGAACGGGATCAAAGTCTACGAGCTGCGCAAATTCATGCGCTCCAACGCCGGCACCTGCTTCAACCAGAAGCCGATCGTCGACAAGGGTCAGAAGATCAAGGCCGGTGAAATCATCGCCGACGGTCCGTCCACCCAAAAGGGTGAAATGGCCCTTGGTCGCAACGTGCTCGTCGCGTTCATGCCTTGGAACGGCTACAACTTTGAGGACGCCATTCTCATCTCCGAGAAAGTGCTGAAGGAAGACATCTTCACTTCGATCCACATTCAGGAATTCGAAGTTACCGCGCGTGACACCAAGCTCGGACCGGAGGAAATCACGCGTGATATTCCCAACGTCGGTGAAGAAGCCCTCAAGAATCTCGATCACAACGGTGTCATTCGCATCGGTGCCGAGGTGAAGCCGGGCGACATCCTCGTCGGTAAGATCACGCCGAAGTCTGAAACCGAACTCGCGCCGGAAGAGAAACTCCTCCGCGCCATCTTCGGTGAAAAGGCCGCGGACGTTAAGGATACCTCCCTCGTCGTGCCATCCGGCGCGACCGGCATCGTCATGGATGTGAAGGTCTCCAGCCGCATCGACTTCGAGAAGGAGAAGCTCTCGCCCTCCGATCGTCGCCGCCAGATCAAGCAGATCCAGGAAGGCTACAAGACCGAGATGGACAAGCTCCGTGAAGCTCTCACCGAGTCCCTCTCCAACATCCTCCTGGGTGAAAAGATTCCGCTCGACGTCATTAACGGTGACTCCGGCGAAATCATCATCCCGGCCAACCGCAAGATCACCAAGACGCTCCTGCGCAAGCTCGCCGCCGTCTCCAAGCACGTTGAGATCGATCCGTCCCCGGTTCGCATCAAGATCATGGAGATCATTGGCTCGTTCCAATCGAAGTTCGACGAACTTGAGGCCGATCGTGAGCGCAAGGTCGCCAACGTCGAGTCCGGCGAAGACGCCGGCAACGGCGCCATCAAGCAGGTCAAGGTCTACGTCGCCACGAAGCAGAAGCTCAAGGTCGGTGACAAGATGGCCGGTCGTCACGGTAACAAGGGTGTGGTCGCCAAGATCGTGCCCGAGGAAGACATGCCGTTCCTCCCGGACGGCACACCGATCCAAATCTGTCTCAATCCGTTGGGCGTGCCTTCCCGCATGAACGTTGGACAGGTGCTCGAAACCCACCTCGGTTGGGCTTGTTCCAAGCTCGGTATCAAGGTCGCCACTCCGGTGTTCGACGGTATCCCCGAGGTTCAAGTGCGTAACTACCTCAAGGACGCGGGCCTGCCGAATTCCGGTAAGTCTGTTCTCTTCGACGGACGTTCGGGCCAGAAGATCGATCAAGAGGTCGTGGTCGGCTACATCTACATGATGAAGCTGAATCACTTAGTCTCCCACAAGATTCACGCCCGTGCGGTTGGTCCTTACTCGCTCGTCACCCAGCAACCGCTCGGTGGTAAAGCCCAGTATGGTGGTCAGCGCTTCGGCGAAATGGAGGTGTGGGCGCTCGAAGCTTACGGCGCGGCGCACACGCTGCAGGAACTGCTCACCGTCAAATCCGACGACGTGCAGGGCCGCACCAAGATCTACGAGTCGTTGGTCAAGGGTGACAACACCCTCACCGCCGGCACGCCGGAATCGTTCAACGTGTTGATCAAGGAAATCCAATCCCTCGGCTTGGACATCAAACTCAACAAGAAGGATGCCCTCGGCAACCTCACGCCCGTCCAACCACCTTCCGCCGCGTCGATCCAGACCCGTGCCAGCAACTTCTAA
- the tuf gene encoding elongation factor Tu — translation MAKGTFERTKPHVNVGTIGHVDHGKTTTTTAILHVQAGKGLAEIKSYADIAKGGTVRDASKIVTISVAHVEYETANRHYAHVDCPGHADFVKNMITGAAQMDGAILVVSAADGPMPQTREHILLARQVGVPKIVVWLNKVDLIDDEELLELVEMEVRELLSKYQFDGDAAVIVRGSAAAALADKPEGIEAIGNLMDAIDAEIPEPERDTDKPFLMSVEDVFSITGRGTVATGRIERGIIKINEPVEIVGIKDTANTVVTGIEMFRKLLDSGQAGDNVGILLRGVDKESIERGQVLAAPKSITPHKKAKAEIYVLGKDEGGRHTPFFNGYRPQFYFRTTDVTGVVNLPEGVEMVMPGDNVSVTIELICPIAMENTQRFAIREGGRTIGAGRIVEITE, via the coding sequence ATGGCTAAAGGCACCTTCGAGCGCACCAAACCGCACGTCAACGTCGGCACCATTGGTCACGTCGACCACGGCAAGACCACTACGACCACGGCAATTCTTCACGTCCAAGCTGGCAAAGGCTTGGCCGAAATTAAGTCCTATGCGGATATCGCAAAGGGCGGCACCGTGCGTGACGCATCCAAGATCGTCACGATTTCGGTCGCTCACGTTGAGTATGAGACGGCCAACCGTCACTACGCTCACGTTGACTGCCCGGGTCACGCTGACTTTGTGAAAAACATGATCACGGGCGCCGCTCAAATGGATGGCGCCATCCTCGTGGTCTCCGCAGCTGACGGCCCCATGCCGCAGACCCGCGAACACATCCTTCTCGCCCGCCAGGTTGGTGTGCCGAAGATCGTGGTCTGGCTCAACAAGGTCGACCTCATCGACGACGAAGAGCTCCTCGAGCTCGTCGAGATGGAAGTCCGTGAGCTCCTCTCCAAATACCAATTTGACGGCGACGCCGCCGTGATCGTTCGTGGTTCCGCCGCCGCCGCTCTGGCTGACAAGCCGGAAGGCATCGAGGCCATCGGTAACTTGATGGACGCCATCGACGCCGAGATCCCCGAGCCTGAGCGCGACACCGACAAGCCGTTCCTCATGTCCGTCGAGGACGTGTTCTCGATCACCGGTCGTGGCACCGTCGCCACGGGTCGTATCGAGCGCGGTATCATCAAGATTAACGAGCCCGTTGAAATCGTGGGTATCAAGGACACGGCCAACACGGTTGTGACCGGTATCGAAATGTTCCGCAAGCTGCTCGATAGCGGCCAAGCCGGTGACAATGTCGGTATCCTCCTCCGTGGTGTCGACAAAGAGTCCATCGAGCGTGGTCAAGTCCTCGCCGCTCCCAAGTCCATCACCCCGCACAAGAAGGCCAAGGCCGAGATCTATGTGCTCGGTAAGGATGAAGGCGGTCGTCACACGCCGTTCTTCAATGGCTACCGTCCGCAGTTCTACTTCCGCACGACGGACGTGACCGGTGTCGTCAACCTCCCTGAGGGTGTCGAGATGGTCATGCCGGGCGACAACGTCTCCGTCACGATCGAGCTCATCTGCCCGATCGCCATGGAGAACACCCAGCGCTTCGCCATCCGCGAAGGCGGCCGCACCATTGGTGCTGGTCGTATCGTTGAGATCACCGAATAA
- the nusG gene encoding transcription termination/antitermination protein NusG, with protein MSDTPTTPTCDQWFALHTLSGQEGKVKKYIDKFKKIEELDDQIFEVLMPTEIVSEVKNGKKSTKTRKLYPGYVFINMRLYGEDKKLINKPWYFVKETSGVIGFVGGENPASLRKAEVEEIRARIEAASGKEVPKVSYEVGETVKINDGAFANLTGRIDEIDPDRGKLKISVSIFGRFTPVELEYWQVERDTEG; from the coding sequence ATGTCCGATACGCCCACCACCCCTACCTGCGACCAATGGTTCGCGCTGCACACGCTCTCCGGTCAAGAGGGCAAGGTGAAGAAGTATATCGACAAGTTTAAGAAGATTGAGGAGCTCGACGACCAAATCTTCGAGGTGCTCATGCCGACGGAAATCGTTTCCGAGGTCAAAAACGGCAAAAAGTCCACCAAGACGCGGAAGCTCTATCCCGGTTACGTCTTCATCAACATGCGCCTCTATGGAGAGGACAAGAAGCTGATTAACAAGCCGTGGTATTTCGTGAAGGAAACGTCCGGCGTGATCGGTTTCGTGGGTGGTGAAAATCCGGCTTCGCTCCGCAAAGCGGAAGTCGAAGAAATTCGGGCCCGCATCGAAGCTGCCAGCGGCAAAGAAGTGCCGAAGGTGTCCTACGAAGTCGGCGAGACCGTCAAGATCAACGACGGTGCTTTTGCCAATCTCACCGGTCGGATCGACGAAATCGATCCCGATCGCGGAAAACTCAAGATTTCCGTTTCCATTTTCGGCCGGTTCACGCCGGTCGAGCTCGAATACTGGCAGGTGGAACGCGACACCGAAGGGTGA
- the rplA gene encoding 50S ribosomal protein L1, whose translation MEKHSKRYRSATSSSDLKQEYSLVDAVEVLAKFPKTKFDETVELSFRLTVDPTQGDQMVRGTTPLPHGSGKTVRVLVFTADPEAAIAAGAENAGLEDMMKKVQEGWLDFDVAIATPDAMKSVRTIARVLGPKGLMPNPKSGTVTDDIAGAIKAVKAGRVEYKVDKSANIGVGIGKRSFTSEQIVENAQAVIAAIGKARPNSVKGTYIKNVSLSASMSPGVKVASTEYNQF comes from the coding sequence ATGGAAAAACACAGCAAACGATACCGCTCCGCGACTTCGAGTTCCGACTTGAAGCAGGAGTATTCCTTGGTCGACGCCGTCGAGGTGCTCGCGAAGTTCCCGAAAACCAAGTTCGACGAAACCGTCGAGCTTTCGTTCCGCCTCACGGTCGACCCGACTCAGGGCGATCAAATGGTGCGTGGCACCACGCCGTTGCCTCATGGTTCCGGTAAAACCGTCCGGGTGCTCGTCTTCACCGCCGATCCCGAAGCCGCCATCGCGGCTGGCGCGGAAAACGCTGGTTTGGAAGACATGATGAAGAAGGTGCAAGAGGGCTGGCTCGACTTTGACGTCGCCATCGCCACTCCCGACGCCATGAAGTCGGTTCGCACCATCGCCCGTGTGCTCGGCCCGAAGGGCTTGATGCCCAATCCCAAGAGCGGCACGGTCACCGACGACATCGCTGGTGCCATCAAGGCGGTCAAAGCGGGTCGCGTGGAGTATAAGGTCGACAAGTCCGCCAACATTGGCGTCGGCATCGGCAAGCGCTCCTTCACCAGCGAGCAAATCGTTGAAAACGCCCAGGCCGTCATCGCGGCCATCGGCAAGGCCCGGCCCAACTCGGTCAAGGGCACCTACATCAAAAATGTCTCCCTGTCGGCTTCCATGAGCCCGGGAGTCAAGGTCGCCAGCACCGAATACAACCAATTCTGA
- the secE gene encoding preprotein translocase subunit SecE: MKNPFRTTRIFFGEMVGELQKATWPTRTELRDSTIVVIVAAVILGVFTSISDFALYQVVDLLTSWVS, translated from the coding sequence ATGAAAAACCCGTTCCGCACCACCCGCATCTTTTTCGGCGAAATGGTGGGTGAGCTCCAAAAAGCCACCTGGCCCACTCGCACCGAACTGCGCGACTCCACCATCGTGGTGATCGTGGCTGCGGTCATTCTCGGTGTTTTTACCAGCATCAGCGACTTCGCTCTTTATCAGGTGGTTGACCTGCTCACCTCCTGGGTAAGCTGA